From Paenibacillus sp. GP183, one genomic window encodes:
- a CDS encoding TIM barrel protein, translated as MGEQFDKQGIRIGVLGCYINPIHPDPVQRRYEIDRFKEHLRFARDFGTTILATETGDWNTYQAQDPLLYRDIGWSVLKETVEELIEEAERWGVYVSLEPVCEYTLSTHERMRQLLDEVRSNHTNVLR; from the coding sequence ATCGGAGAACAGTTTGATAAACAGGGGATTCGAATTGGCGTTCTTGGCTGCTACATAAATCCGATTCACCCGGATCCGGTGCAAAGGCGCTATGAGATTGATCGCTTTAAAGAGCATCTTCGGTTTGCCAGAGATTTTGGAACGACGATTTTAGCTACGGAAACCGGAGATTGGAACACATACCAAGCTCAAGACCCGCTGCTTTACAGAGATATAGGCTGGTCCGTCTTAAAGGAAACGGTCGAGGAGTTGATCGAAGAGGCGGAGAGATGGGGCGTTTATGTTAGCTTGGAGCCTGTCTGTGAGTATACATTATCTACACATGAGCGAATGCGGCAACTTCTGGATGAGGTTCGCTCCAATCATACGAATGTATTACGCTAA
- a CDS encoding DUF6382 domain-containing protein, translating to MDSMQEIYGLRYDFVYSHGLVMKLHRSDGIYSQELSGVQLRMLESNKIPRLLPLEVQEIDFQISLLYHMHSKRMLSQVLKAERLTKAQFIKLMFGILSALEQSGNYMLNESQYLLKENFIFIGSEITDVYLTYLPFQQLVGVIPLHTQVGMLIERLIKIVVPDERAGLDELLKACNEDFNLSAFKQKLLEWMGKPQMNKLPQYELETPNVIPQTPSKKDDRPFLSPLPSPIFHKHPEPELKTFEDNDNPILLSQRNRLLILVVIFLVLSFIWKRYLDHPHDAMLYIACGMSLLLIDLWILFSFIWVPSGASKWNKLVNKKNNKSISPQVSEPKLQVNIHDYYENLHKHTTLLSGAPSNATVFLGSKQAVAVIPLKARAAMIEVNREGSKQQIPMLGNSFTIGRGEAECSYVEHEAGVSRLHAEIFKALEGYGVKDLGSKNGTLLNDEPLIPYQSYPIKEGDTIRILKTEFRIV from the coding sequence ATGGATTCGATGCAGGAAATCTATGGTTTACGATATGATTTTGTTTACAGTCACGGATTGGTCATGAAGCTTCATCGCAGCGATGGGATCTATTCGCAGGAGCTATCCGGCGTTCAGCTTCGTATGCTGGAATCCAATAAAATACCGAGGCTGCTTCCACTGGAGGTTCAGGAAATTGATTTTCAAATCAGCCTGCTCTATCATATGCATTCCAAACGGATGCTTTCCCAAGTATTGAAGGCGGAAAGACTGACTAAAGCTCAATTCATTAAGTTGATGTTTGGTATCCTTTCCGCGTTGGAGCAAAGTGGAAATTACATGCTGAATGAATCGCAATATTTGCTTAAGGAAAATTTTATTTTCATAGGCAGCGAGATCACGGATGTGTATTTAACCTATTTGCCGTTTCAGCAGTTAGTCGGAGTAATCCCCTTACATACTCAAGTAGGGATGCTCATTGAGCGTCTTATCAAAATCGTCGTGCCGGACGAACGCGCAGGATTGGACGAACTGCTTAAAGCTTGTAACGAAGATTTCAATCTGTCCGCCTTTAAACAAAAGCTTCTCGAATGGATGGGGAAGCCGCAAATGAACAAGCTACCTCAATATGAACTTGAAACCCCGAATGTTATTCCACAAACACCTTCGAAAAAAGATGATAGACCTTTCTTATCTCCACTGCCAAGTCCTATATTCCATAAGCACCCTGAACCGGAATTAAAAACATTCGAAGACAATGACAATCCGATTCTGCTTTCACAAAGAAATAGATTGCTTATTTTGGTCGTAATTTTTTTGGTCTTATCTTTCATTTGGAAAAGGTATTTAGATCATCCACACGATGCCATGCTGTATATTGCCTGTGGAATGTCCCTATTATTGATCGATTTATGGATCCTCTTTAGTTTTATATGGGTTCCGTCTGGAGCTTCGAAATGGAATAAACTCGTCAACAAGAAAAACAATAAATCAATTTCACCTCAAGTTTCGGAACCAAAATTACAAGTGAATATTCATGATTACTATGAAAATTTACATAAGCATACCACCCTATTGTCAGGTGCACCAAGTAATGCAACCGTTTTTTTGGGAAGCAAACAGGCAGTCGCCGTAATACCATTGAAAGCCAGAGCTGCGATGATTGAAGTGAACAGGGAAGGAAGCAAGCAACAAATTCCGATGTTAGGAAATTCCTTTACGATCGGAAGAGGAGAGGCAGAATGCAGCTATGTGGAACATGAAGCAGGAGTATCTAGGCTGCATGCAGAGATTTTTAAAGCCCTTGAAGGCTATGGTGTTAAGGATCTGGGTTCCAAAAACGGAACCTTATTGAATGACGAACCGCTCATCCCCTATCAGTCTTATCCCATCAAAGAAGGTGACACCATCCGGATTCTAAAAACGGAGTTTCGGATTGTATAG
- a CDS encoding A24 family peptidase, whose product MAVFILTAFISDVRSSLIPNTLNVGAAMAGLLYHIAFDGWYGLLDSAIGLSIGFFILLVLYIFGALGAGDVKLFAALGALMGTVFVWQSIMYSLIYAGVIGLILLLVRKKLIPVGKRMTGWLLSIVVFKDYLTFKKMKQQ is encoded by the coding sequence TTGGCCGTTTTTATATTAACCGCATTTATTTCTGATGTTAGAAGCTCGCTGATTCCCAATACTCTCAACGTGGGTGCAGCAATGGCAGGACTTCTATATCATATTGCTTTTGATGGCTGGTATGGATTATTGGATTCGGCAATAGGACTTTCTATTGGCTTTTTTATACTTCTGGTCCTTTACATATTTGGTGCATTGGGAGCGGGTGATGTGAAGCTTTTTGCTGCTCTTGGCGCTTTGATGGGAACAGTCTTTGTATGGCAGAGCATCATGTATTCCTTGATCTACGCAGGTGTGATTGGGTTGATACTGCTTTTAGTTCGTAAAAAACTTATACCTGTTGGAAAAAGAATGACAGGCTGGCTGCTCTCGATTGTTGTTTTCAAGGATTATTTAACTTTCAAAAAAATGAAGCAGCAATAG
- a CDS encoding TadE family protein: protein MKCKLVKSEQGGIVLEAALLLPLFLTFIVSLIMFIQISLAEMALQTAVTETAKSIATQLYPVKLVVQEAKLKFDQSQTSSVFNSAVNTVQSARDKMIGVEDFIDNYSAYIPDQLLDLLKLEKELREQGEGTLQSEYNSFIENQFRPRVNAAFTPIVFAFSDSTLIRRDNLKVTSVIFPDLLTSGEKYLGVEAQLAFRLRLPFINRTLILKKQAYERAWLGA, encoded by the coding sequence ATGAAATGTAAGCTTGTCAAAAGTGAACAAGGCGGAATCGTACTGGAAGCAGCGCTGCTCTTGCCTCTATTTTTGACTTTTATCGTTTCTCTTATTATGTTCATTCAAATTTCATTAGCTGAGATGGCTTTGCAGACGGCAGTAACGGAAACCGCCAAATCGATTGCCACGCAGTTGTACCCTGTGAAGCTGGTAGTTCAAGAAGCAAAGCTCAAATTCGATCAAAGTCAGACATCGAGCGTGTTTAATTCTGCTGTCAATACGGTGCAATCAGCAAGAGACAAAATGATCGGTGTCGAAGACTTTATCGATAATTATTCGGCTTATATCCCTGATCAACTATTGGACTTATTAAAGCTGGAAAAAGAATTGCGCGAACAAGGAGAAGGCACGCTTCAATCGGAATATAACAGCTTCATCGAGAATCAGTTTAGGCCGCGAGTAAATGCTGCATTTACTCCAATTGTATTTGCATTTTCAGACAGCACGTTAATTCGACGTGATAATTTGAAGGTTACTTCTGTCATATTTCCGGACTTACTTACAAGTGGAGAAAAATATTTAGGAGTGGAAGCTCAATTAGCATTTAGATTACGGCTGCCTTTCATAAATCGAACATTGATTTTGAAAAAACAAGCCTATGAGCGAGCATGGCTCGGTGCTTAA